In a single window of the Platichthys flesus chromosome 5, fPlaFle2.1, whole genome shotgun sequence genome:
- the synpo2b gene encoding synaptopodin-2, with protein MEPEVEATDNNHNLVPWSGSDGSQELSASESLAESFDEDDISDEDPLDPEPPDVPKSDPGSPERPQPQEWESAGEQPSLAELSGSDEDVSYKEEDNIYLSESRESPHTQTSPVSLSPHQEHPDSEPQASQTSPLHSPSSSSSLGYAADLTLALTLTTGELPGASNRQDPAPGNRSIESSEEGGSSEAPPAPVVFEIADEGAEQAEKWNSESATDLCRPDKHRGRYTRLGHSESQSERHVKETKSKCKRIARLLTDAPNPQNKGALLFKKRRQRVKKYTLVSYGTGNRLHSEDQIEEESGEVRSAAYNFVATSDSELEEEYSVYHQQRNMSLNWGGVQEMEALPETKGKGVTMFVQRRRRMDEIVSEREEMRNKGLTVEPECTEAQTMYDTKEMYMVNNQADYMDASHKQREYKENTQQMNHLANVPRPLVPNRTARPFLGFQHGTTASAMPGVVVPVPRKNEPRFKVSVPINTIPHVWSPTGDIIASRDERISVPAIKSGILPESKRKGANKQSSALAQESNPHLQRKGERRSYIESEEDFFSLGAEACNFMQPRTIKLKNPPPVAPKPTINPSCPPWMSRSPSGDPFPVPHPSHSPGAPHSQHYLQQQDWAQQQQMVNPWATDQTQATLQTPANAWAAVDPSPQLHLQPTTNSWNQPPSRSPVSIQTRSPTYSPHHPPSPSRNKSDSVPNSVASCPQQSGKSYVQAPKAAQPSPKGFLSDRGVNRPGDGSTMAGKGAQLFARRQSRMEKFVVDAETVQANKRRSPSPASSLPNFWRYSSNVRSAPPLSYNPLLAPFYPPSAGKQPPPTSSKVKPKTKDKPKAPPKHLNALDIMKHQPYRLDSSLFKYDAVPEAKNPSPSPSPKPTPASKFEAIKSLKLRSASSHSTYNTSELNVQAKAEAPTKYPGSGFGRGRSLSLPRRLSSMPSPRLLSPVSTAGNQGSILPAQRQMSFQESAYKPLSPWEAASRSPIGAVDEAFRFRSLPSSVASNVKAAGQRMSLPEPPDEWKRRVSLDPAAVSRSHYRAAPGFQAPSLSRTFSPEKAAFYGPPFRPAQPLRPARIGYMGQGPGPTQYSPLHTAAPRSSLY; from the exons ATGGAGCCAGAAGTCGAAGCCACAGACAACAATCACAACCTGGTCCCTTGGTCGGGCTCAGATGGTTCCCAGGAACTTTCTGCCTCTGAGTCCTTGGCGGAGTCCTTTGATGAGGATGATATTAGTGATGAGGACCCTTTAGACCCAGAGCCTCCTGATGTCCCTAAGTCTGACCCTGGGTCCCCAGAACGCCCTCAGCCACAAGAATGGGAATCTGCAGGTGAGCAACCGTCCCTGGCTGAACTTAGTGGAAGCGATGAGGATGTTTCTTACAAAGAAGAGGACAATATCTACCTCAGTGAATCGAGAGAGTCTCCTCACACCCAAACCTCGCCAGTATCCCTGTCCCCACACCAAGAGCACCCTGACTCTGAGCCTCAGGCCAGCCAAACATCCCCACTGCATTCCCcgtcatcttcctcctcccttgGCTATGCCGCTGACCTGACCCTGGCCTTGACCCTGACCACAGGGGAGTTGCCGGGAGCCAGTAATAGGCAGGACCCAGCCCCTGGGAACAGGAGCATTGAATCTtcagaggaaggagggagtAGTGAAgcacctcctgctcctgtcGTCTTTGAAATTGCAGACGAGGGTGCTGAGCAGGCAGAGAAGTGGAACTCAGAGTCTGCCACAGATCTGTGCAGACCGGACAAGCACAGGGGAAGATACACAC GGCTCGGTCACAGcgagagccaatcagagaggcATGTGAAGGAGACCAAGTCTAAATGTAAACGAATCGCCCGCCTTCTAACTGATGCACCCAATCCTCAAAACAAGGGAGCCTTGCTGTTTAAAAAACGTCGCCAGCGGGTCAAGAAGTACACGCTCGTGAGTTACGGGACTGGCAATAGGCTCCACAGCGAAGACCAGATAGAGGAGGAATCCGGAGAGGTCCGATCAGCCGCGTACAACTTTGTAGCGACGAGTGATTCCGAGTTAGAGGAGGAGTATTCTGTTTATCACCAGCAGCGTAATATGAGTCTGAATTGGGGAGGTGTTCAAGAAATGGAGGCGCTACCCGAGACAAAAGGGAAGGGAGTTACGATGTTTGTCCAACGCCGCAGGAGGATGGACGAGATTGTGTCAGAACGTGAAGAAATGAGGAATAAAGGATTAACCGTGGAGCCTGAATGTACAGAAGCACAGACTATGTATGACACGAAGGAAATGTACATGGTTAACAACCAGGCCGACTACATGGATGCAAGTCACAAGCAGCGTGAATACAAAGAAAATACCCAACAGATGAACCACCTAGCCAATGTGCCAAGACCCCTGGTGCCCAACAGAACTGCAAGGCCCTTCCTAGGATTTCAACATGGCACAACTGCATCCGCCATGCCTGGTGTTGTGGTTCCTGTCCCAAGGAAGAACGAACCAAGATTCAAAGTATCTGTGCCTATCAACACTATCCCACATGTTTGGTCCCCGACTGGAGACATCATAGCCTCAAGAGATGAGCGGATATCTGTGCCGGCTATCAAGTCGGGGATCCTGCCAGAGTCAAAAAGGAAAGGTGCTAATAAGCAGTCGTCGGCGCTGGCACAAGAATCAAATCCCCACCTACAACGCAAAGGGGAAAGGAGGTCTTATATTGAGTCAGAGGAAGACTTCTTTAGTCTCGGAGCTGAAGCTTGCAATTTTATGCAGCCAAGAACAATAAAACTCAAGAATCCCCCTCCAGTGGCCCCCAAACCCACCATCAACCCATCCTGTCCCCCTTGGATGAGCAGGAGTCCCTCTGGTGACCCGTTTCCCGTTCCACATCCTTCTCACAGTCCCGGAGCACCTCACAGTCAGCATTACTTGCAGCAGCAAGATTGGGCTCAGCAGCAACAGATGGTCAACCCTTGGGCAACAGATCAAACTCAGGCAACACTTCAAACACCTGCCAACGCCTGGGCTGCGGTCGACCCCTCTCCTCAGCTTCATCTTCAGCCAACCACAAATAGCTGGAACCAGCCGCCATCACGATCCCCTGTGAGTATCCAGACCCGCAGTCCTACTTACAGCCCACATCACCCACCTTCACCCTCAAGGAATAAGTCCGACAGTGTTCCCAACTCAGTCGCTTCTTGCCCACAACAATCAGGGAAGTCATATGTCCAGGCACCAAAAGCAGCGCAGCCTTCTCCAAAGGGTTTTCTCTCAGACAGAGGTGTTAATCGACCTGGTGATGGTTCAACTATGGCAGGAAAAGGTGCACAGCTGTTTGCCAGAAGACAGTCCCGTATGGAGAAGTTTGTTGTTGATGCAGAAACTGTGCAAGCGAATAAAAGGAGATCCCCCTCCccagcctcctccctccctaACTTCTGGAGGTATTCTTCCAATGTCCGCTCCGCTCCCCCTTTATCGTACAATCCCCTTCTTGCTCCTTTCTACCCTCCATCAGCAGGCAAGCAGCCCCCGCCCACAAGCTCCAAAGTCAAGCCTAAGACCAAAGATAAACCTAAAGCCCCCCCAAAGCACCTAAACGCCCTAGATATCATGAAACATCAACCTTATCGGTTGGACTCATCACTGTTCAAGTATGATGCAGTCCCTGAGGCCAAAAaccccagccccagccccagccccaaACCTACTCCGGCATCAAAGTTTGAGGCCATAAAAAGTCTCAAACTTAGATCTGCCTCTTCTCATTCAACTTATAACACATCTGAGCTCAATGTTCAGGCCAAGGCAGAAGCCCCCACTAAGTATCCTGGATCG GGATTTGGTCGAGGCCGCTCCCTGAGCCTGCCTAGGAGACTGAGTTCGATGCCCTCGCCCAGACTTCTGTCCCCTGTGAGCACAGCAGGAAACCAGGGGTCAATTCTACCTGCACAGAGGCAAATGTCCTTTCAGGAAAGTGCCTATAAGCCACTGTCCCCGTGGGAGGCAGCATCCAGGAGCCCAATTGGTGCAGTGGACGAGGCGTTTCGGTTCCGGAGCCTGCCGTCATCTGTTGCCAGCAATGTCAAAGCTGCAGGGCAACGCATGTCTCTGCCAGAGCCTCCAGATGAGTGGAAGCGCAGGGTGTCTCTTGATCCCGCAGCTGTCAGTAGGAGTCATTATCGTGCGGCCCCTGGTTTCCAGGCCCCATCTCTGAGCAGGACATTTTCACCTGAGAAAGCAGCCTTCTATGGGCCCCCCTTCCGACCTGCCCAGCCTCTCAGGCCGGCCAGGATCGGATACATGGGACAAGGCCCCGGTCCAACACAGTACTCTCCCCTCCATACTGCAGCCCCAAGAAGTTCACTCTATTGA
- the myoz2b gene encoding myozenin-2b isoform X2 yields the protein MSQFCTMPAGERKKCAAAICREVHGTNGDTIDLGKKLSAPKDIMLEELSLLSNRGSRLFKMRGRRSDKYTFESIQNEANTQLNNDILVGNTHTVEIKVDAPDHEGSAGDAENSKSEAEKSEVTVLHKCYHSPWEQAILSDPDLAESLKLAMAGLDPRSELPEYKSFNRVATPYGGFDKAPRGITFKLPEIDLSLLRYPELQEPGVKRPTFNRTAQGWITEGTHLIIPTITLEPVEVPESEDL from the exons ATGTCACAGTTCTGTACGATGCCAGccggagagaggaagaagtgcGCGGCAGCTATTTGCCGAGAGGTCCATGGTACCAATG GGGACACCATAGATCTGGGGAAGAAGCTGAGCGCCCCGAAAGACATCATGTTGGAGGAGCTGTCATTGCTTTCCAACAGAGGCTCTCGTCTTTTTAAGATGCGCGGGAGGAGATCCGACAAATACACGTTTGAAAGCATCCAAAAtgaggcaaacacacaactaaat AATGATATTTTAgtgggtaacacacacactgtggaaatCAAAGTGGATGCACCCGACCATGAAGGAAGTGCTGGTGACGCAGAAAACTCAAAATCAG aaGCAGAAAAGTCAGAGGTCACAGTCCTGCACAAGTGCTACCACTCTCCATGGGAGCAGGCAATCCTCAGTGACCCCGACCTTGCTGAGTCTCTCAAACTAGCAATGGCTGGACTGGACCCAAGATCAGAGCTTCCCGAATACAAATCCTTCAACCG GGTCGCCACTCCTTATGGCGGCTTCGACAAAGCTCCCAGAGGAATCACGTTCAAACTCCCGGAGATAGACCTGAGCCTGCTCAGATACCCAGAGCTCCAGGAGCCGGGGGTAAAGCGGCCCACCTTCAACAGGACAGCCCAGGGTTGGATAACCGAGGGCACCCATCTGATCATACCCACCATTACCCTGGAGCCCGTCGAAGTCCCTGAGTCCGAGGATCTGTAG
- the myoz2b gene encoding myozenin-2b isoform X1, which translates to MSQFCTMPAGERKKCAAAICREVHGTNAGDTIDLGKKLSAPKDIMLEELSLLSNRGSRLFKMRGRRSDKYTFESIQNEANTQLNNDILVGNTHTVEIKVDAPDHEGSAGDAENSKSEAEKSEVTVLHKCYHSPWEQAILSDPDLAESLKLAMAGLDPRSELPEYKSFNRVATPYGGFDKAPRGITFKLPEIDLSLLRYPELQEPGVKRPTFNRTAQGWITEGTHLIIPTITLEPVEVPESEDL; encoded by the exons ATGTCACAGTTCTGTACGATGCCAGccggagagaggaagaagtgcGCGGCAGCTATTTGCCGAGAGGTCCATGGTACCAATG CAGGGGACACCATAGATCTGGGGAAGAAGCTGAGCGCCCCGAAAGACATCATGTTGGAGGAGCTGTCATTGCTTTCCAACAGAGGCTCTCGTCTTTTTAAGATGCGCGGGAGGAGATCCGACAAATACACGTTTGAAAGCATCCAAAAtgaggcaaacacacaactaaat AATGATATTTTAgtgggtaacacacacactgtggaaatCAAAGTGGATGCACCCGACCATGAAGGAAGTGCTGGTGACGCAGAAAACTCAAAATCAG aaGCAGAAAAGTCAGAGGTCACAGTCCTGCACAAGTGCTACCACTCTCCATGGGAGCAGGCAATCCTCAGTGACCCCGACCTTGCTGAGTCTCTCAAACTAGCAATGGCTGGACTGGACCCAAGATCAGAGCTTCCCGAATACAAATCCTTCAACCG GGTCGCCACTCCTTATGGCGGCTTCGACAAAGCTCCCAGAGGAATCACGTTCAAACTCCCGGAGATAGACCTGAGCCTGCTCAGATACCCAGAGCTCCAGGAGCCGGGGGTAAAGCGGCCCACCTTCAACAGGACAGCCCAGGGTTGGATAACCGAGGGCACCCATCTGATCATACCCACCATTACCCTGGAGCCCGTCGAAGTCCCTGAGTCCGAGGATCTGTAG